A portion of the Sabethes cyaneus chromosome 3, idSabCyanKW18_F2, whole genome shotgun sequence genome contains these proteins:
- the LOC128743934 gene encoding uncharacterized protein LOC128743934 isoform X9, with protein MDKDGDKKGGDKKGGQSGAGLGGAAGVPDPASILDAASLFAYWGRDPSAMAAAAASNQLFGSQFGMPGGLGGLMPNAAASSAGGSDRYSMSHSHPNTMAVAASQAASLAGLHSSWWSMAQLAAQDYFARLQATGMSQLQFPHGADLAGAFPGGLGLGALGAAGAGGAGGAGSTGGAGSGGSNGKGSGGGKGKKRDRSSNSNSSNASSSGGGGGANSSSYKNSPSPSVSQAAAAAAYKQSLYSQATLHKELMAITAAAAAAQSQQQASAGGIGGGGGGSGAGSGIGGASNQSGSSKSKSSSSSHGGGSGIGGSNRGGGGGGNSSAGNDVLSLTRGSSSSPSVNSSSKSQQPSPSVTISASNLSNSSPGNHLQNLSRSGKDSGKGGGGGSSSVSDLGLSASMNALSTLSQFGNLDLSTQQNVTATMNALAASSAKAKDYMSSGILNDPSSLLGVRLPPDTEIIKYTSSIASPKVPGSTGRGRKKPVSLDESSIFAQLHGLSAAKRARLESNDFGLQGTVGGSGQGGGNGTSGAGNLSAHGAGGSSGSSTSTSVNNDRIEVIKLPPTITSNGVYNAGKGKDSLSDPVNEWAGLNLSAKSSPSIASSLAAAAAAAAAAVNEPQDDAPLNLSMKPSKSSDSRESSVPPSGSTTPSANSLQSLSTITAALGTSGGSCNSDTPRSRRKSNNKNRSAAAAFASSLATGNALGGSASSGDTSNALNSSISSLLLAASGGGSSGAGSGTSAATGSGNGNQTAGGSAATGAGAAGGGGASGVNNHLAAQLGLNSSLSELLKISNYEEYDYAALTGSQFKEGRPRNLGRGVSKPKKNTVASLLAQSRAVGSKPLTAQQLLTQEAEIEKLRQAMIEASQSMDSTSNTNTDSESVAESGMSESEGEEQINLKELRVPLEKGWRRETVIRGLTKNGQIKGEVFYYPPQSLNKMKGMNQVQLYLDQFKPKDLNRDHFSFSAKAIVGTFLQPAPPPYATDGEYIKMTDVEVARRLEELKMFTRHTALGVEQRIEIAKQQQALRDAKKMAKDEINKNKEKARQAKEAERSERLEQQRKERELKNQQALEAKKKREEELARQKAEEAARKQQEKEQKRQQALLQKEQELAKQKELMYAVEMERERRRQHMALIKQLELRRKFEEKEKKKHQVILDKLIQREKKLAMRKRDTSILQELRKPQEDSEIVDQTDLPGLPRIPGLKLTGTGFADLLMVFEFLHNFGETLGFGESTDMESLPTLQSLHSALTCDNALEAEEELLSVMTHLLVCAIEDPGIPNPGRHTTLLGQTLRQADITHSNVSEILRIYLYAVAIGEVKQQSGINLERERERHHLPTEEDIKTASDKNRQFYELLSENMRYKLSELLKDKPFVSINPTTKAQILAMLCNDLLLNKAVCKQIEGSLEAQAQLKKERYLLDNKIRKYKMLVARKQRLEQYEKAQAAALEKSLSMKAAEDAKRAEEAAAAAAAAAAADESGNTTGSVEHQPGEEKTDGGEVTEVNDDAADPPLVAAGEGENPAPLPVPESEHNHKEETVIHPSQEPTPLNNGTSTPMEESPIKVPPLPQMHDDSLAKPKEMNFNEMGDMSGLNVSQQTTAASELDNPFSKSMIHDAPSERNDEDNSDLESEGTQLEEDEDAQLTAEEAQRKYDKILEESFQNKQQLEYALNQLRVKCFGQDRYWRRYWNLSKCGGIYVEAMESTQSDVSKYENALDEVYASQLAQEAATAAADTEARQVNETVDEEIPPEDDLPRFIPTIADIVKRDRDKNKENKDSNEFPLHVGLEERKRKRSGRSKKKHDFYNQENANDSESQDVQEEDNSRTSFSNCEESRTDSHSEADHLAVMPSAAAAPFEDQQAAKVMPSVPVTVPPPPPPPMVHQEPPVPAPIPLGVKKKREDDHLMDIEDSIPTAILVQKGNNHDETKIVEVNNQIGGVNVNRQQQDDGDVQLVQEETPTITIPDDDTESGDANRHNPGDMQRQDCTDLNPNGTGGLVGGSNCDIKPKLENGEIGSGCESGEDGHGSKALYGNDVEMMELKEEKVKAEFQHSMNQYLMERWFSIVDKDLPLSSTECPLPSLKGTTPAAMARQIYTNITCKEICQIQGNRWDIGNNIQFFSVPLEKGVDIHFKNESILSSSGLDEEEMNDVIAKKLKKESEQLTDIKPVTKRESVDDNQLDVKHDIKQEGESEEFGSFSLPAYMTLTLSNLTAYVQCDQFQPLQMTPEERKQLEEIKIRGSLQKPEIKPIEKQLRHGWWKINEIEELNDFIKSLNPRGVRERSLRQNLLESLSDSVNLTTPYHVAHPRTAPPQTGWIESEPWNAWNPAIARRVEIALLDQIEAMEDKVASASMQIKGWQIPQREGDSDNEVAEEVTIDMLRERIAGLEAAIERRYLKPPLGINTTEAQMAVIAQQESHNHSAAMANTSNCSNSSEDENIPKGLVSWRDAVERSVTTAQLSMALYVLESCVAWDKSIMKANCQFCQSGEQEDKLLLCDGCDRGYHTYCFKPRMDKIPDGDWYCFECKNKATGDRKCIVCGGQRPPPLGKMVYCELCPRAYHQDCYIPPMLKYPRGKWYCQNCISKAPPKKKPQRKPKEKQNHNSSSTQLNQSNLSNQSANQSLNSSHEEIPPSTTPTHMPGTPVSNPNSNVNITPLSIHDP; from the exons GCTGGTGGTCCATGGCGCAGCTAGCGGCACAGGACTACTTTGCGCGGCTGCAGGCAACCGGCATGTCGCAGCTACAGTTTCCACACGGTGCCGATTTGGCCGGTGCATTTCCCGGCGGGCTAGGCCTCGGCGCACTCGGTGCGGCCGGTGCCGGTGGCGCAGGTGGAGCCGGCAGCACCGGTGGCGCCGGCAGTGGAGGAAGCAATGGAAAAGGCTCCGGCGGTGGTAAAGGCAAGAAACGGGACCGAAGTAGCAACAGTAACAGTAGCAATGCCAGTAGCAGCGGAGGAGGCGGAGGAGCAAATTCGTCATCATACAAG AACTCACCCTCTCCGTCCGTATCGCAGGCGGCAGCGGCTGCAGCCTATAAGCAGTCTCTGTACAGCCAAGCCACCCTGCACAAAGAACTGATGGCCATCACGGCGgcggcagctgcagcacaaAGCCAGCAGCAAGCTTCGGCCGGTGGAATCGGTGGCGGTGGTGGCGGAAGTGGTGCTGGCTCCGGCATCGGTGGCGCTAGCAATCAGTCTGGTTCGTCAAAATCCAAATCCTCCTCGTCATCCCACGGTGGTGGCAGCGGCATCGGTGGAAGCAATcggggtggtggtggtggcggcaACAGCAGTGCCGGAAATGACGTACTATCGCTCACACGAGGATCCTCATCGTCGCCATCGGTCAATTCGTCGTCCAAATCGCAGCAGCCATCGCCGAGCGTCACCATCAGTGCCAGCAATCTGTCCAATTCGTCGCCCGGGAACCACCTGCAGAACCTATCGCGGTCTGGCAAGGATTCCGGAAAAGGCGGCGGCGGAGGTAGCAGTTCAGTATCGGACTTAG GTCTGAGTGCATCCATGAACGCCCTCAGTACACTTTCGCAGTTTGGCAATTTGGACCTGTCCACACAGCAGAATGTTACGGCAACGATGAATGCGTTGGCTGCCAGCTCTGCCAAAGCGAAAGACTATATGTCATCCGGAATACTCAA CGATCCGTCTTCGTTGCTCGGGGTGCGCCTACCGCCGGACACCGAGATCATTAAATATACCAGTTCAATCGCGAGCCCGAAAGTGCCGGGATCGACCGGGCGTGGACGTAAGAAACCCGTATCGTTAGATGAAAGTTCAATTTTTGCTCAATTACATGGTTTAAGTGCAGCCAAACGAGCGAGACTGGAATCGAACGATTTCGGACTGCAGGGTACGGTTGGTGGTTCCGGTCAGGGTGGCGGAAATGGCACCAGTGGTGCCGGTAATTTGTCCGCTCATGGTGCGGGGGGTTCGAGCGGTAGTTCGACGAGCACCAGTGTCAACAACGATCGGATCGAAGTTATCAAATTGCCTCCTACAATCACGTCCAACGGAGTGTATAACGCCGGAAAAG GAAAAGACTCCTTATCAGATCCGGTGAATGAGTGGGCCGGTTTGAATCTCAGTGCAAAATCTTCCCCATCGATTGCATCCTCACTAGCGGCggcggctgctgctgcagcagcggcAGTCAACGAGCCACAGGATGATGCACCACTAAATCTGTCAATGAAACCATCAAAATCGTCCGACAGTCGAGAATCATCCGTGCCTCCTTCCGGCTCTACGACCCCCAGTGCCAATAGCCTACAGAGTCTCAGTACAATCACGGCAGCTCTGGGAACTTCTGGTGGAAGCTGCAATTCGGATACGCCACGAT CTCGTCGAAAATCCAACAACAAAAACCGCTCGGCTGCAGCAGCCTTTGCGTCCTCGCTGGCCACTGGCAACGCTTTGGGTGGCAGTGCTTCATCCGGCGACACTAGTAACGCACTAAACAGTAGCATCAGTTCACTGCTGTTGGCTGCAAGCGGCGGTGGCAGCAGTGGCGCTGGTAGCGGTACCTCCGCTGCGACTGGTAGTGGCAACGGGAACCAAACGGCTGGTGGAAGCGCTGCCACCGGAGCCGGTGCTGCCGGCGGAGGGGGAGCCAGCGGTGTGAACAATCATTTGGCAGCCCAGCTTGGGCTGAACAGCTCGCTGTCCGAGCTGCTGAAGATCTCCAATTACGAGGAGTACGATTATGCGGCGCTCACTGGAT CTCAGTTCAAGGAAGGCCGTCCACGCAATCTCGGCCGGGGAGTATCGAAGCCGAAAAAGAATACGGTAGCGTCGCTGCTGGCACAAAGTCGGGCCGTTGGTTCGAAGCCATTGACCGCGCAGCAGCTGCTTACCCAAGAGGCCGAAATA GAAAAACTTCGCCAAGCAATGATCGAAGCTAGTCAATCGATGGATAGTACATCTAACACAAACACGGATAGCGAAAGTGTAGCCGAGAGTGGAATGTCCGAATCGGAAGGGGAAGAGCAGATAAACTTGAAGGAGCTGCGGGTTCCACTGGAAAAGGGTTGGCGGCGGGAGACGGTTATCAGGGGACTCACCAAGAATGGTCAGATAAAGGGCGAAGTATTCTACTATCCACCCCAGAGTTTGAACAAAATGAAAGGCATGAATCAGGTGCAATTG TATCTGGATCAGTTTAAACCGAAAGATCTAAACCGGGACCACTTCAGTTTCTCGGCGAAAGCAATCGTTGGAACGTTCCTGCAACCGGCACCACCACCGTATGCTACTGATGGTGAGTATATCAAGATGACCGACGTAGAGGTCGCCCGAAGATTGGAGGAGCTGAAAATGTTCACGCGTCATACCGCGTTGGGGGTGGAACAGCGAATCGAAATCGCCAAGCAACAGCAAGCTTTGAGGGATGCTAAGAAAATGGCCAAGGACGAAATCAACAAGAACAAGGAGAAG GCTCGACAGGCAAAAGAGGCTGAACGCAGCGAGCGATTGGAGCAGCAGCGAAAGGAGCGGGAGCTCAAAAATCAGCAAGCTTTAGAG GCCAAGAAAAAGAGGGAGGAAGAACTGGCTCGACAGAAGGCAGAGGAGGCCGCTCGAAAGCAGCAG GAGAAAGAACAGAAACGGCAGCAGGCACTATTACAGAAAGAACAG GAACTCGCCAAACAGAAAGAGCTGATGTACGCCGTTGAAATG GAAAGGGAACGACGGCGACAGCATATGGCCCTGATCAAGCAGCTAGAACTTCGACGGAAATTCGAAGAGAAGGAGAAAAAGAAGCATCAG GTTATCCTGGACAAACTAATCCAACGTGAGAAGAAGTTAGCCATGCGAAAACGAGATACCAGCATTCTTCAGGAACTAAG AAAACCCCAGGAAGATTCGGAAATCGTCGACCAAACCGATCTGCCCGGTCTGCCCCGAATACCGGGACTAAAGCTCACCGGTACCGGTTTTGCCGATCTGCTGATGGTGTTCGAGTTCCTGCACAACTTTGGTGAAACCCTCGGTTTCGGTGAGTCCACGG ATATGGAATCACTGCCTACGCTACAGTCACTGCATTCGGCGCTGACCTGCGACAACGCGCTCGAAGCCGAAGAGGAACTGCTGTCGGTGATGACGCACCTGCTGGTGTGTGCTATCGAGGATCCCGGTATACCGAATCCGGGACGGCACACCACACTGCTGGGGCAAACGCTTCGGCAGGCTGACATCACTCACTCGAATGTTTCGGAAATCCTACGGATATATCTGTATGCGGTCGCGATTGGGGAGGTGAAACAGCAGAGTGGCATCAATTTGGAGCGGGAACGTGAGCGTCATCATTTGCCCACGGAAGAGGATATCAAGACTGCcagtgataaaaatagacaATTCTACGAACTACTGTCGGAGAACATGCGTTACAAGCTGTCAGAGCTGCTCAAGGATAAGCCATTTGTATCTATCAATCCCACAACTAAGGCGCAAATTTTGGCAATGCTGTGCAATGATTTGCTGTTAAATAAGGCGGTTTGTAAACAAATCGAGGGTAGCCTGGAGGCACAAGCTCAACTGAAAAAGGAGCGGTACTTGTTGGATAATAAAATCAGAAAATACAAAATGTTGGTCGCGCGAAAACAACGGTTGGAACAATACGAAAAAGCCCAGGCAGCTGCCCTGGAGAAATCGTTGTCCATGAAGGCGGCTGAGGATGCCAAACGGGCAGAGGAAGcagccgctgctgctgccgccgccgcgGCTGCTGATGAAAGTGGTAACACAACCGGTTCAGTTGAACACCAACCAGGGGAGGAGAAGACTGACGGCGGTGAAGTAACCGAGGTAAACGATGATGCTGCAGATCCCCCCTTGGTGGCAGCTGGTGAAGGAGAAAATCCAGCACCTCTTCCGGTGCCAGAATCGGAGCACAATCACAAGGAGGAAACAGTGATACACCCAAGTCAGGAACCGACTCCTTTGAATAACGGAACTAGCACTCCGATGGAGGAAAGCCCTATTAAGGTTCCACCACTTCCACAGATGCACGATGATTCGCTGGCAAAACCGAAAGAGATGAATTTCAACGAAATGGGTGACATGTCTGGCCTAAATGTGTCGCAGCAAACAACTGCTGCAAGCGAGCTCGATAATCCTTTCTCCAAGTCAATGATTCACGATGCTCCGAGCGAGCGAAACGATGAAGACAACAGTGATCTAGAGAGCGAGGGAACTCAACTGGAAGAGGACGAAGACGCACAGCTGACGGCAGAGGAGGCACAgagaaaatatgacaaaattttggAAGAATCGTTCCAAAACAAGCAACAGCTGGAGTACGCACTGAATCAGTTGCGTGTGAAGTGTTTCGGTCAGGATCGCTATTGGCGCCGGTATTGGAATCTGTCCAAGTGTGGCGGTATTTATGTAGAAGCTATGGAATCCACCCAGTCGGATGTGAGCAAGTATGAAAATGCTCTCGATGAGGTGTATGCTAGTCAGTTGGCACAAGAGGCAGCGACTGCCGCAGCGGACACAGAAGCGCGACAGGTTAACGAAACGGTTGACGAGGAGATACCTCCGGAGGATGATTTACCACGTTTTATTCCCACGATAGCTGATATCGTTAAACGTGATCGAgataaaaataaggaaaacaaaGATTCCAACGAGTTTCCACTTCACGTTGGGCTGGAGGAACGCAAGCGAAAGCGTTCGGGTAGAAGCAAAAAGAAGCACGATTTCTACAATCAAGAAAACGCAAATGACAGTGAATCTCAGGATGTTCAGGAAGAGGATAATTCCAGAACTAGCTTCAGCAATTGCGAAGAAAGCCGAACGGATTCGCACTCCGAAGCTGATCATCTGGCAGTAATGCCGTCAGCGGCAGCCGCACCGTTTGAAGATCAACAGGCAGCGAAGGTGATGCCATCGGTGCCCGTGACtgtgccaccaccaccaccgccaccgaTGGTGCACCAGGAACCGCCCGTTCCGGCACCGATTCCGCTGGGAGTAAAGAAAAAACGCGAGGATGACCATCTGATGGATATAGAGGACTCTATCCCCACTGCGATTCTAGTACAAAAGGGCAACAACCACGACGAAACCAAAATTGTCGAGGTGAACAACCAGATCGGAGGAGTGAACGTTAATCGTCAGCAGCAGGATGATGGGGAT GTTCAGCTGGTTCAAGAGGAAACGCCTACCATTACCATTCCGGACGACGATACGGAAAGTGGTGACGCCAATCGACATAATCCCGGCGATATGCAGCGGCAGGATTGCACCGATCTGAATCCCAACGGCACCGGCGGTCTCGTTGGTGGAAGCAACTGTGATATTAAGCCAAAACTGGAGAATGGTGAAATCGGCTCCGGCTGCGAATCGGGAGAGGATGGCCACGGTAGTAAAGCTCTCTATGGTAACGATGTGGAGATGATGGAACTAAAGGAGGAGAAGGTGAAAGCGGAATTCCAGCACAGTATGAATCAGTATCTGATGGAACGTTGGTTTTCCATTGTCGATAAGGATCTACCTTTGAGCAGTACCGAGTGTCCACTTCCTTCGCTCAAAGGAACCACACCGGCTGCGATGGCTCGGCAGATCTATACGAATATTACCTGTAAAGAGATATGCCAGATACAGGGCAATCGCTGGGATATTGGtaacaatattcaatttttcagtGTTCCACTGGAGAAAGGAGTGGATATTCACTTTAAAAATGAATCCATTTTGTCTTCGTCTGGATTAGACGAAGAAGAAATGAACGACGTTATTGCGAAGAAACTAAAAAAAGAATCGGAGCAATTGACGGATATTAAGCCGGTAACTAAACGGGAATCCGTTGATGATAATCAGTTGGATGTAAAACACGATATTAAACAGGAAGGCGAATCGGAAGAGTTTGGATCGTTTTCACTTCCGGCCTATATGACGCTTACTTTGAGTAATTTGACTGCCTACGTACAGTGTGATCAGTTTCAGCCATTACAAATGACACCTGAAGAACGAAAACAGTTGGAAGAAATCAAGATTCGTGGAAGCTTGCAGAAGCCGGAAATCAAACCGATCGAAAAACAGCTTCGCCACGGTTGGTGGAAGATCAACGAAATTGAAGAATTAAATGATTTCATAAAATCACTAAACCCGCGAGGAGTTAGAGAGCGAAGTTTGCGCCAgaacctgctggagtcattgtCTGATAGTGTTAATCTTACTACGCCGTATCATGTAGCTCATCCGCGGACGGCTCCGCCGCAAACTGGTTGGATCGAGTCCGAACCGTGGAATGCGTGGAATCCGGCGATTGCTCGACGGGTGGAGATTGCACTGCTGGACCAGATCGAAGCGATGGAAGACAAGGTTGCATCTGCTTCAATGCAGATCAAGGGTTGGCAAATCCCGCAGCGAGAAGGGGACAGCGATAACGAAGTCGCCGAGGAGGTTACCATCGATATGCTGCGGGAGCGTATTGCCGGACTGGAGGCAGCCATCGAGAGGCGTTACCTTAAACCGCCGCTGGGAATCAA TACGACGGAAGCCCAGATGGCTGTGATTGCACAGCAGGAATCGCATAATCACAGCGCTGCGATGGCCAACACGTCCAACTGCTCGAACAGCTCCGAGGACGAAAACATTCCGAAAG GGCTTGTGTCATGGCGCGACGCGGTCGAACGATCGGTCACTACCGCCCAACTATCGATGGCACTGTACGTGCTCGAGTCGTGCGTCGCGTGGGACAAAAGCATCATGAAGGCG AATTGCCAGTTCTGCCAGTCGGGTGAGCAGGAGGATAAGTTGTTGTTGTGTGACGGATGCGATCGGGGTTATCATACCTACTGCTTTAAGCCGCGAATGGACAAGATTCCTGATGGTGATTG GTATTGTTTCGAGTGTAAGAATAAAGCTACCGGTGATCGAAAATGTATAGTCTGTGGAGGCCAGCGGCCTCCACCCTTAGGTAAGATGGTGTACTGTGAATTATGCCCCCGAGCGTATCATCAGGACTGCTATATTCCACCTATGTTAAAG TATCCTAGAGGCAAATGGTATTGCCAAAATTGCATCTCGAAAGCTCCGCCCAAGAAGAAGCCGCAGCGCAAACCCAAAGAGAAGCAAAACCACAACTCCTCGTCGACCCAGCTTAACCAGTCCAATCTTAGCAATCAGTCGGCCAACCAGTCGTTGAATTCATCGCACGAAGAGATCCCACCGTCGACGACACCAACGCACATGCCGGGCACGCCGGTTTCCAATCCGAACTCGAACGTAAACATCACCCCTCTAAG CATCCACGACCCATGA